In the Paralichthys olivaceus isolate ysfri-2021 chromosome 17, ASM2471397v2, whole genome shotgun sequence genome, one interval contains:
- the LOC109629702 gene encoding dnaJ homolog subfamily C member 13 isoform X4, with protein sequence MNVVKDNKDLACFYTTKHSWRGKYKRVFSVGTHGITTYNPTTLEVTNQWPYGDICGIGPVGKGQGTEFNLTFRKGSGRKSETLKFSTEHRTELLTEALRFRTEFSEGKITGRRYNCFKHHWSDARKPICLEVTPGGIDQIDPNTNRVVCSYDYRNVEGFVEVSDYQGGFCILYGGFSRLHLFASEHREEIIRSAIEHAGNFIGITLRLRKETLTFEDFVTDRLGKYSSDDSITSLAEFVVQKITPRHPEPVKRILALTETCLVERDPASYNIVTIKPFGEVFALICDVDNPQVFTVEFIRGQIRKFSSTERDSLLASLLDGVRASGNRDVCVKMAPTQRGQRWGLLSMPVDEEVESLHLKFLAAPPNGNFADAVFRFNANISYSGVLHAVTQDGLFSENKEKLINNAILALLSQETELPTLNAELESHFQAIRRLVASKAGFQAFTQLPKSGQGSGLTDATFREKLGVKTVKALKRNNNGVTHAAIDMLCALMCPMHDDYDLRQEQLNKASLLSSKKFLENLLEKFITNVDHGTGALVISSLLDFLTFALCAPYSETTEGQQFDMLLEMVASNGRTLFKLFQHPSMAIVKGAGLVMKAIIEEGDKEIATKMQELALSEGALPRHLHTSLFTISSDQRMLTNRQLSRHLVGLWTAENPVAMNLLKRILPTGLLAYLDSPDPVPEKDVDRMHIRDNLKIATDQLNRNKVPDWQRIAGKAAKEVEKFAKEKADIVLMHWRDKMGIAQKEQDRNNLNPNQKPVILRKRRQRIKIEANWELFYYRFQVDHARSNLIWNLKTREELRDALEGEMRAFSVDRELGNATVISWNHQEFEVRYECLSDEIKIGDYYLRLLLEEDENEESSAIKRSYEFFNELYHRFLLTPKVSMKCLCLQALSIVYGKCYEEIGPFTDTKYIVGMLDRCTDKLERDRLILFLNKLILNKKNVKEVMDSNGVRILVDLLTLAHLHTSRATVPLQTNVLEASPDMKRESEKEWYFGNADKERRGPFSFEEMQEFWSTGVLTAKTRCWAQGMDGWRPLQAIPQLKWCLLATGQAVMNESDLATLILNMLITMCSYYPSRDQDNAIIRPLPKIKRMISDNACLPHIVQLLLTFDPILVEKVANVLYLVMQDNPNLQRLYLTGIFFFIMMYTGSNVLPVARFLKYTHLKQAFKSEESKGQDIVQRSVLGPVLPEAMVCYLENYEAERFSEIFLGEFDTPEAIWSSEMRRMMIEKIAAHVADFSPRLQSNTRALYQYCPIPMISFPQLDNELFCNIYYLRHLCDTSRFPNWTIRDAVKLLKDTLEAWKREVEKKPPSMSVDDAYEVLNLPKGQGQHEESKIRKAYFRLAQKYHPDKNPEGRDMFEKVNKAYEFLCTKSARILDGPDPENIILILKTQSILFNIHKQELEPYKYAGYPMLIKTITMETQDGQLFSKTSPLLPAAAELAFHTVNCSALNAEELRRESGIEILLEALSRCVAVLTASSKPDDMAVQVCGHICKCYSVAAQFEECREKIIELPNIIRDLCHILFYGKGLPKTAALAVQCISSFAVDFFLQTHLYHAGVLWHLLVHLFNYDYTLEESGVQASQDTNQQEVANSLAKLSLVALSRLGGYTQPPHNPDGNNPVSETNGIDGTPPENPTIRKSLAAMLTPYISRKLGRGSPAEVLKLLNSNSENPYLIWNNLTRAELLEFLEGQQEGNIKRGENDKSFGAEFVFTDHSKELIVGEIFVRVYNEQPSFPLEYPKAFAASLLDYVGSQAQYLHTLLAMSQSNKVESQQHAERLRFAEMALEALRNVIKNNPGSESECIGHFKLLFSLLRVHGAGKVQQLVLEVVNTVTSNQECVSNIAESLVLSNLLLLLHSLPSSRQMVLETLYALTSNTKIVKEAMAKGALIYLLDLFCNCTHPQVRTQTAELFSKMTSDKLVGPKVRLTLMRFLPGVFMDAMRDNAEAAVHIFEGTHENPELIWNDSSREKVSTTVREMMLEHFKQQKDNPDVNWKLPEDFTVAYGAGQGELEVGGVFLRIFIAQPGWVLRKPREFLVSLLEILTELLEKNNPNGEALETVTTAAVCLFSTQSQLADQVPPLGHLPRVISALNHKNNAVPKSSIRLIHVLSDNELCVRSMASLETIGPLMTGMKVRADMAGLACEALNRMFQKEQTELVAQALRVELVPYLLKLLEGIGLETLDNPSATKAQIVKTLKSMTRSLQFGEQVNEILARSSVWSAFKDQKHDLFISESQTAGYLTGVSTPSLLAASSPLRGGL encoded by the exons GTACAAGCGAGTCTTCTCAGTGGGGACACATGGCATCACCACATACAACCCTACTACGCTAGAAGTAACAAATCAG TGGCCTTACGGAGATATCTGCGGTATCGGTCCAGTAGGAAAAGGTCAGGGAACAGAGTTCAACCTCACATTCCGTAAAGGCAGTGGCAGGAAGTCGGAAACGCTCAAGTTCTCGACAGAGCACCGAACAGAGCTGCTCACAGAAGCActg agATTCAGAACAGAGTTTTCAGAGGGGAAGATAACTGGCAGG CGTTACAACTGCTTCAAGCACCACTGGAGTGATGCACGAAAGCCGATTTGTTTAGAGGTGACACCGGGCGGCATCGACCAGATTGACCCGAACACTAACCGAGTGGTGTGTTCGTATGACTATCGGAATGTAGAGGGCTTCGTCGAGGTCTCTGATTACCAGGGAGGATTCTGCATCCTCTATGGAGGCTTCAGCAGGCTG CATCTGTTTGCCTCGGAGCACAGAGAAGAAATCATCCGCAGCGCCATAGAGCATGCTGGGAACTTCATTGGCATCACGCTACGACTGAGGAAGGAGACTCTTACCTTCGAGGATTTCGTGACGGACAGGTTGGGGAAGTACAGCTCAGATGACAGCATAACTTCACTGGCAGAGTTCGTGGTGCAGAAGATCACACCTCGTCACCCG GAACCTGTTAAGCGCATCCTGGCACTGACAGAGACATGTCTAGTGGAGAGAGACCCAGCGTCATACAACATAGTCACCATCAAACCCTTCGGAGAG GTATTTGCTCTCATCTGTGATGTAGACAACCCACAGGTGTTTACTGTAGAGTTCATCAGAGGTCAGATCAGGAAGTTCTCCTCCACAGAAAG ggacTCCCTGTTAGCCAGCCTGCTTGATGGAGTCCGTGCATCCGGCAACAGGGACGTTTGCGTTAAGATGGCCCCCACGCAGCGGGGGCAGAGATGGGGCCTGCTGAGCATGCCCGttgatgaggaggtggagagttTGCATCTCAAATTCCTGGCAGCACCTCCCA ATGGAAACTTTGCAGATGCAGTGTTCAGATTCAACGCCAACATATCGTACAGTGGAGTGCTGCATGCAGTAACCCAAGAT GGTCTTTTCTCTGAGAACAAGGAGAAGCTCATCAACAACGCCATCCTGGCTCTCTTATCCCAGGAGACTGAGCTGCCCACCCTTAACGCTGAGCTGGAGAGCCATTTCCAGGCCATACGACGCCTAGTGGCCTCCAAGGCTGGCTTCCAGGCCTTCACCCAGCTGCCTAA GTCTGGTCAAGGGTCTGGACTCACAGATGCTAC GTTTAGGGAAAAGTTGGGGGTAAAGACagtaaaagctttaaaaagGAACAACAACGGTGTGACACATGCTGCTATAGACATGCTCTGCGCCCTTATGTGT CCGATGCACGATGACTATGACCTGAGGCAGGAGCAGCTGAACAAGGCCTCTCTGTTGTCGTCTAAGAAGTTCCTGGAAAACCTCCTTGAAAAATTCATCACTAATGTG gacCATGGAACAGGAGCCTTGGTCATCAGCTCCTTGCTGGACTTCTTAACATTTGCCCTCTGCGCCCCCTACAGTGAAACCACAGAGGGGCAGCAGTTTGACATGCTGCTTGAGATGGTGGCATCAAACGGACGCACCTTGTTCAAACTCTTCCAG CATCCCTCCATGGCCATAGTGAAGGGAGCTGGGCTGGTAATGAAGGCCATTATTGAG GAGGGAGACAAGGAAATAGCCACTAAGATGCAGGAGCTGGCTTTGAGTGAAGGAGCTCTTCCAAGGCATCTACACACATCTTTGTTCACCATCAGCTCTGATCAGAGGATGCTCACCAACAG ACAACTGAGTCGTCACCTGGTGGGACTGTGGACAGCAGAGAACCCTGTTGCCATGAACCTCCTGAAGAGGATACTG CCAACAGGCCTGCTGGCTTACCTGGACAGTCCTGACCCTGTCCCAGAGAAAGATGTGGACAGAATGCACATTCGGGACAACTTGAAAATTGCCACG GACCAGCTAAACCGAAACAAAGTGCCTGATTGGCAGCGGATAGCCGGCAAAGCAGCCAAAGAGGTGGAGAAGTTTGCCAAGGAGAAGGCTGATATAGTTCTGATGCACTGGAGAGATAAGATGGGCATAGCACAAAAGGAG caggacagAAATAACCTG AACCCAAACCAAAAACCCGTCATCCTGAGGAAAAGACGACAGAGAATAAAGATTGAAGCCAACTGGGAGCTTTTTTACTACAG ATTCCAGGTCGACCATGCACGGTCCAACCTCATCTGGAACCTGAAGACGAGGGAGGAGCTACGGGACGCTCTGGAGGGGGAGATGCGCGCGTTCAGCGTGGACCGCGAGCTTGGCAATGCCACCGTCATCTCCTGGAATCACCAGGAGTTTGAG GTGCGATATGAGTGCCTTTCAGATGAGATAAAGATTGGGGATTATTATCTGCGTCTGCTGCTCGAGGAGGATGAAAATGAAGAATCAAGTGCCATCAAGAGATC atATGAGTTCTTCAACGAGCTCTACCATCGCTTTCTGCTTACACCCAAAGTTTCGATGAAGTGCTTGTGCCTGCAGGCCCTCTCTATCGTCTATGGCAAGTGCTACGAGGAGATCGGCCCTTTCACAGATACAAAATACATCGTGGGCATGTTGGACCGA TGTACAGACAAACTGGAGAGAGATCgactcatcctcttcctcaacaAACTGATTCTCAACAAG AAAAATGTGAAGGAGGTGATGGATTCAAATGGAGTGCGTATCTTAGTGGACCTGCTGACACTAGCTCATCTGCATACCAGCCGAGCTACTGTGCCCCTGCAG ACCAATGTGCTGGAGGCATCGCCAGACAtgaagagggagagtgagaaagagtgGTACTTTGGCAACGcagacaaagaaagaagaggacCTTTCAGTTTTGAGGAG ATGCAGGAGTTTTGGAGCACTGGTGTACTGACGGCAAAGACACGCTGCTGGGCCCAGGGCATGGATGGTtggcgccccctgcaggccaTCCCGCAGCTGAAATGGTGCCTCCTGGCcacaggacaggcagtaatgaATGAGTCTGATCTGGCCACACTAATCCTTAACATGCTTATCACTATGTGCTCCTACTACCCCAGCAG GGACCAAGATAATGCTATTATCCGTCCTTTACCTAAAATCAAGAGAATGATCAGTGACAATGCTTGTCTCCCGCACATTGTCCAG CTGTTGTTGACTTTTGACCCAATCCTGGTTGAAAAAGTTGCCAATGTTTTGTACCTGGTGATGCAAGACAACCCCAATCTGCAGCGCCTCTATCTAACTGgaatcttcttcttcatcatgatGTACACAGGCTCCAACGTGCTTCCTGTAGCAAG GTTCCTGAAATACACTCACCTGAAGCAAGCGTTCAAATCAGAGGAG TCTAAGGGTCAGGACATCGTGCAGCGTAGTGTTCTGGGGCCCGTGCTTCCTGAGGCGATGGTGTGTTATCTGGAGAACTACGAGGCTGAGCGCTTCTCTGAGATATTCCTCGGGGAATTCGATACACCTGAGGCAATTTGGAGCAGCGAGATGAG ACGCATGATGATTGAGAAGATAGCGGCCCATGTAGCTGACTTCAGTCCCAGACTGCAGAGCAACACACGGGCCCTCTACCAGTACTGCCCCATCCCCATGATCAGCTTCCCTCAGCTGGACAACGAGCTCTTCTGCAACATCTACTACCTCAGACATCTGTGTGACACCTCCCGCTTCCCTAACTGGACAATAAGAGATGCt GTGAAGCTGCTAAAAGACACCCTTGAAGCCTggaagagagaagtggagaagaaGCCTCCCTCCATGTCTGTCGATGATGCCTATGAAGTCCTCAACCTCCCCAAAGGACAGGGGCA gCACGAGGAGAGTAAAATCAGGAAGGCTTACTTCAGACTGGCTCAGAAGTACCATCCTGACAAGAACCCAGAGGGCAGG gaCATGTTTGAGAAAGTCAACAAAGCCTACGAGTTCCTCTGCACAAAATCGGCCCGAATCCTGGATGGACCCGACCCAGAaaacatcatcctcatcctcaaaaCCCAAAGCATCCTGTTCAATATACACAAACAAG AACTGGAACCCTACAAATACGCCGGTTATCCCATGCTCATCAAAACAATCACAATGGAGACGCAGGACGGGCAGCTCTTCTCTAAaacctcccctctcctcccggCTGCCGCTGAACTGGCCTTCCACACGGTCAACTGCTCTGCTCTTAATGCTGAGGAGCTGCGTCGCGAGAGCGGCATCGAG ATATTGTTGGAGGCTCTCTCTCGATGTGTTGCTGTATTAACTGCGTCCAGTAAGCCTGATGACATGGCTGTGCAG GTGTGCGGGCACATCTGTAAGTGCTACAGTGTGGCAGCTCAATTTGAGGAATGCAGGGAAAAGATCATTGAACTGCCAAATATCATCAGGGACCTGTGTCATATCTTGTTCTATGGAAag GGTCTCCCAAAGACTGCAGCACTGGCAGTGCAGTGCATCAGCTCCTTTGCAGTGGACTTCTTCCTACAGACCCATCTGTACCATGCTGGTGTGCTCTGGCATCTGCTGGTGCACCTCTTCAACTACGACTACACACTGGAGGAGAGCGGTGTGCAGGCGAGCCAGGACACAAATCAGCAGGAGGTTGCAAACAGCCTGGCTAAGCTCAGCCTAGTAGCTCTCAGCCGCCTGGGAGGCTACACCCAGCCTCCGCACAACCCAGACGGTAACAATCCCGTTTCAGAGACCAATGGCATCGATGGCACGCCTCCTGAGAACCCCACCATCAGAAAGAGCTTAGCAGCCATGTTAACGCCGTACATCTCAAGGAAGCTGGgaagaggatctcctgctgag GTCTTGAAGCTGCTGAATAGTAACTCAGAGAATCCGTACCTGATCTGGAACAACCTAACGCGAGCCGAACTGCTGGAGTTTCTGGAGGGTCAACAGGAGGGAAACATCAAGAGG GGTGAAAACGATAAAAGCTTCGGTGCAGAATTTGTGTTCACTGATCACAGCAAAGAGCTCATAGTGGGAGAGATCTTTGTGCGGGTCTACAACGAGCAGCCATCTTTTCCTCTTGAG TATCCCAAAGCATTTGCGGCCAGTCTGCTGGACTATGTTGGATCCCAGGCTCAGTACCTCCACACTCTACTGGCCATGAGTCAGAGTAACAAGGTGGAGTCCCAGCAGCACGCAGAGAGGCTCCGCTTTGCTGAGATGGCTTTAGAGGCTCTTCGCAATGTCATCAAGAACAACCCTG GTTCGGAGTCAGAGTGTATCGGTCATTTCAAGCTGCTGTTCTCTTTGTTGCGAGTTCACGGAGCTGGCAAAGTGCAGCAGCTGGTTCTGGAG GTTGTGAATACAGTGACATCAAACCAAGAATGTGTGAGCAACATTGCTGAGTCTCTGGTGTTGTCCAAccttctgttgctgctgcactcGCTCCCCTCCA GCAGACAGATGGTGCTGGAAACCCTGTATGCACTGACCTCGAACACAAAGATAGTCAAAGAGGCTATGGCCAAAG GTGCCCTGATATACTTGTTAGACCTCTTCTGTAACTGCACACACCCCCAGGTCCGCACACAGACGGCAGAGCTCTTCTCCAAAATGACCTCAGACAAGCTGGTTGGACCAAAG GTGCGTCTGACACTGATGCGTTTCCTTCCCGGTGTGTTCATGGACGCCATGCGAGACAATGCCGAGGCAGCAGTGCACATATTTGAGGGAACGCACGAAAACCCTGAACTGATCTGGAATGACAGCTCAAGGGAGAAAGTGTCCACCACTGTTCGGGAGATGATGCTTGA GCACTTTAAACAGCAGAAGGATAATCCTGATGTGAACTGGAAA TTACCAGAGGACTTCACGGTGGCTTATGGAGCAGGACAGGGTGAGCTTGAAGTTGGTGGAGTCTTCCTGCGTATCTTCATTGCTCAGCCCGGCTGGGTGCTACGCAAGCCTCGTGAGTTCCTGGTGTCCCTCCTGGAGATTCTTACCGAGCTGTTGGAAAAGAACAATCCCAAT GGTGAAGCCCTGGAGACAGTTACCACGGCAGCAGTTTGTCTGTTCAGCACACAGAGCCAGCTGGCTGACCAGGTTCCTCCTCTGGGTCACCTGCCTCGCGTCATATCAGCGCTCAACCACAAGAACAACGCCGTACCCAAGAGCTCGATCCGCCTCATCCACGTGCTGTCAGACAATGAG ctgtgtgttcgCTCCATGGCTTCTCTGGAAACCATCGGTCCCCTCATGACTGGGATGAAAGTTCGGGCAGACATGGCTGGATTAGCGTGTGAAGCTCTCAACCGCATGTTTCAGAAAGAACAGACAGAACTGGTCGCTCAG GCTTTAAGAGTGGAGCTGGTCCCATACCTCCTGAAGTTACTGGAAGGAATCGGCCTGGAGACATTAGACAACCCGTCAGCCACCAAGGCCCAGATAGTAAAGACTCTAAAGTCCATGACTCGCAGTCTTCAGTTCGGTGAACAG GTGAATGAAATTCTTGCGAGGTCCTCGGTGTGGAGTGCCTTCAAAGACCAGAAACATGATCTGTTCATCTCAGAGTCTCAGACAGCAGGTTACCTGACAG GGGTttccactccctctctcctggcTGCCAGCAGCCCACTGCGAGGTGGGCTCTAG